One Panicum virgatum strain AP13 chromosome 9K, P.virgatum_v5, whole genome shotgun sequence genomic region harbors:
- the LOC120649210 gene encoding tRNA:m(4)X modification enzyme TRM13-like: MGRAPANGKRSPPPPPPPPPPPGRCHFWLPNKRRHCANSSLPSSQYCGNHLPESSSGAGRRVPCPVDPSHTVLEENLEAHVGKCPLKKQIAALAAQPYYSKGINSGGAEAGRGITSAEKRAAVYRLTEDEFGGLLGKIRSVHAAAAMAMRESYLITGACDKWMGGQVDRKVPYQEKHVAQQASIVGNMEEFGLLHKGSTEVVAGENMAASAQAVVEFGAGRGYLTQVLVDCYGIRNVFLVERRSYKLKADRSLRQNEDATLERLRIDIEDLNLHGIEALRGLKYLAIGKHLCGPATDMTMTCCLPEQYDQTEERVHGKQSLQGLALATCCHHLCQWKHYANKSFLSGLSITEEEFHAMTWFSSWAVDGDHSSPDSYVEVEDTSSEIREPEKPDLENIGIEKIIRSMPTGERASLGFMCKDIIDTGRLLWLRHKGLVADLVSYVPSNISPENRLLIAKCTS; the protein is encoded by the exons ATGGGCCGCGCTCCGGCGAACGGCAAGCgctcaccgccaccgccaccgccaccgcctcctcctccaggccgttgccacttctGGCTCCCGAACAAGCGCCGCCACTGCGCCAACTCCTCCCTCCCGTCCTCTCA gtactgcGGGAACCACCTACCCGAGTCCTCCtctggcgccggccgccgcgtcccGTGCCCTGTCGACCCCTCCCA CACGGTGCTCGAGGAGAACCTGGAGGCGCACGTCGGAAAGTGTCCCCTGAAGAAGCAGATCGCCGCGCTCGCTGCGCAGCCGTACTACTCCAAGGGCATCAACTCCGGCGGGGCTGAGGCCGGCCGTGGCATCACGTCGGCGGAGAAGCGTGCAGCCGTATACAGGCTTACGGAGGATGAGTTCGGGGGTCTGCTTGGTAAGATCCGATCGGTGCACGCGGCAGCAGCCATGGCCATGCGCGAGTCGTATCTGATCACCGGTGCTTGCGACAAATGGATGGGTGGGCAGGTCGATAG GAAGGTGCCGTACCAAGAGAAGCATGTCGCGCAGCAGGCGTCCATTGTTGGGAACATGGAGGAATTTGGCTTGCTGCACAAGGGTAGCACTGAGGTGGTCGCCGGGGAGAATATGGCAGCGAGTGCTCAGGCAGTTGTGGAATTTGGAGCTGGAAGGGGGTACTTGACTCAGGTGCTGGTGGACTGTTATGGGATTAGGAATGTGTTCTTGGTTGAGAGACGGTCCTACAAGCTTAAG GCTGATCGAAGCTTGCGTCAGAACGAAGATGCTACCTTGGAGCGATTGAGAATTGATA TTGAGGATTTGAACCTGCACGGAATAGAGGCATTGAGGGGACTTAAGTATCTAGCAATTGGAAAACATCTCTGTGGACCCGCAACAG ATATGACCATGACTTGCTGTCTCCCTGAACAATATGATCAAACAGAAGAAAGGGTCCATGGCAAACAAAGTCTTCAGGGCCTTGCTCTAGCTACCTGCTGCCACCATCTTTGTCAGTGGAAGCATTATGCGA ATAAATCTTTCCTCTCAGGACTAAGTATTACAGAGGAAGAATTCCATGCCATGACATGGTTTAGCAGCTGGGCTGTGGACGGTGATCACAGCTCCCCAGATTCCTATGTGGAAGTTGAAGACACATCTTCCGAAATCAG AGAACCAGAGAAGCCTGATTTGGAGAACATCGGAATTGAGAAGATAATCCGAAGTATGCCAACAGGGGAGAGGGCCTCTTTGGGATTCATGTGTAAAGACATCATTGATACAGGGAGGCTGTTATGGCTTAGACATAAGGGTCTAGTTGCAGATCTTGTAAGCTATGTTCCATCAAATATTTCACCGGAGAACCGTCTACTAATAGCAAAGTGTACATCTTGA